One window of Quercus robur chromosome 5, dhQueRobu3.1, whole genome shotgun sequence genomic DNA carries:
- the LOC126725965 gene encoding putative disease resistance protein RGA3: MDFNRQPEMVERPRTTSFVDESDIIGRDTYRDDLLSVLLGKGSPKERKPHVISLVGMGGLGKTTLAQIAYNHSEVQAHFDKRMWVCVSDPFDQCKVAKAIIESFEAPPNTTELQSLLDKLYSLIGGKRFFLVLDDVWTEDFTKWEPFRNALKCGAESSRILVTTRKTRVANMMESSLIMDLGVLSSNDCWLIIKKVAFFDDYGEQCRELEDLGKQLANKCKGLPLAAKTLGGYIRGKISKKELEKVLHNDLWELEDIEKGLLGPFFLSYYELSSSEKQCFLFCAVFPKDYQFNKFELIINWMAQGYINSKGNMEMEVRAEHYFENLAMRSFFQDFKKDNNDGKIVSCKMHDIVHDFAKSMAKDVCFKINYRGDKVAKDFKRARHLSLIFRETFPEFVYEAKNLRFLNLDFISSPIVQPKLFDHLTCIRTLHLEGKSILELPNEVEKLIHLRLLKLSYIKIKELPESICNLCNLQSLDVSDCSELDKLPHGIGKLINLRHLLLFDGVIIKSFPKGIGRLTCLRTLKYFLVDKGEEICKLGELEHLNHIQGELQIRGLRNVVDFGEVKNALKTKIHLRDLSLFFNTLEELKSKSEKETEEEEEEETEEERRRKMEKDVAILNALEPPPRLESLAIRLYKGTTMYPNWMMSKLTYLKSLYLYRCPNLEQLPPLGKLPLLEQLRIELAYMIRKVGDEFLGIDIEEEELSESSKDIIIFPNLKSLSFWGLFKWEEWSGMGGTIEEEEEEKDNSANAFVTNNTPKIKIMPLLHSLALVGCHNLKSLPDYLRNTPLLHQLYIYACPILEQHCERGIADYCPNISHIPYIVIEPETGRQLRDSSDSEMHDDSDQMQVDAEEAGESSYSFCEICLERKDSDQMFKTESCVHSFCSDCIGKHVATKIQESITVVTCPGLDCKGVIELDACRAVLPKDVLDRWDKALCFRNTDDVVEDSNHEEDDGAGFEADEQVEVNIDEGNF, from the exons ATGGACTTTAACAGGCAACCTGAAATGGTTGAGCGACCAAGAACTACGTCCTTTGTGGATGAGTCAGATATAATTGGTCGTGATACGTATAGGGATGACCTACTGAGCGTCCTCTTAGGCAAGGGTAGTCCAAAGGAAAGAAAACCCCATGTCATATCTTTGGTGGGCATGGGAGGTCTTGGAAAAACCACTCTTGCCCAAATAGCCTACAATCATAGTGAGGTGCAGGCCCATTTTGATAAAAgaatgtgggtttgtgtttctgaTCCTTTCGATCAGTGCAAGGTTGCCAAAGCAATCATTGAATCTTTTGAGGCTCCTCCCAACACTACTGAATTACAAAGTTTGTTAGATAAACTTTATAGTTTGATTGGGGGAAAGAGGTTCTTTCTTGTCCTAGATGATGTGTGGACTGAAGACTTCACAAAATGGGAGCCTTTCAGAAATGCACTCAAATGTGGTGCCGAAAGTAGTAGAATTCTAGTGACCACACGTAAAACTAGGGTTGCAAACATGATGGAGAGTTCCCTCATAATGGATTTGGGGGTATTGTCCTCCAATGACTGTTGGTTAATTATCAAGAAAGTAGCATTTTTTGATGATTATGGAGAGCAATGTAGGGAATTAGAAGACCTGGGCAAACAATTAGCAAATAAGTGTAAAGGTTTGCCACTTGCTGCAAAGACTTTAGGGGGTTACATACGTGGTAAGATAAGTAAAAAAGAGTTGGAGAAGGTTTTGCACAATGATTTATGGGAATTAGAAGATATTGAAAAGGGTCTTTTGGGGCcattttttttgagttattatGAATTGTCCTCATCAGAGAAACaatgtttcttattttgtgcTGTCTTTCCAAAAGATTATCAATTCAATAAATTTGAGTTAATCATCAATTGGATGGCACAAGGATATATCAACTCAAAAGGAAATATGGAGATGGAAGTCAGAGCAGAGCACTACTTTGAAAATTTAGCCATGCGCTCTTTTTTTCAAGACTTTAAGAAAGATAATAATGATGGTAAAATTGTAAGTTGCAAAATGCACGATATAGTGCATGACTTTGCGAAATCAATGGCTAAAGATGTGTgcttcaaaatcaattataggGGTGACAAGGTTGCGAAAGACTTTAAGAGGGCTCGTCATTTGTCTTTAATATTTAGAGAAACATTTCCTGAGTTTGTCTATGAAGCGAAAAATCTACGCTttttaaatttggattttatttcttctccGATTGTCCAACCCAAGTTATTCGACCATTTGACATGTATCCGTACATTACATTTGGAAGGTAAGTCCATTTTGGAACTTCCAAATGAGGTGGAAAAATTGATACATTTAAGATTACTCAAGTTATCttatataaagataaaagaattgCCTGAAAGTATAtgtaatttatgtaatttacaAAGTTTGGATGTTAGTGACTGTTCGGAACTTGATAAATTACCACATGGGATAGGTAAACTAATTAACTTAAGACACCTCCTGCTTTTTGATGGAGTTATAATAAAATCATTTCCGAAGGGAATTGGGAGATTAACTTGTCTTAGAACATTAAAATACTTTCTTGTAGATAAGGGCGAAGAAATATGTAAACTGGGAGAATTAGAACATTTGAACCACATTCAAGGGGAACTTCAAATAAGAGGGTTGAGAAATGTGGTAGATTTTGGTGAGGTCAAGAATGCATTGAAGACGAAGATCCACCTCCGTGATTTGTCGCTATTTTTTAACACATTAGAGGAATTGAAAAGCAAATCTGAAAAGGAAACggaagaggaggaagaggaagagacagaggaagaaagaagaagaaaaatggagaaagaTGTAGCCATTCTAAATGCCTTAGAGCCACCTCCCCGCTTGGAATCTTTAGCAATTCGTCTTTATAAGGGCACCACAATGTATCCTAATTGGATGATGTCCAAATTGACCTATTTGAAAAGCCTTTATCTCTATAGATGCCCAAACCTAGAGCAGTTGCCTCCTTTGGGGAAGCTGCCGTTGCTCGAACAATTAAGGATAGAGCTTGCTTATATGATTCGAAAGGTGGGAGATGAATTTTTGGGAATAgacatagaagaagaagaattatcaGAATCATCCAAAGACATCATCATATTCCCAAACCTTAAATCTCTCAGCTTCTGGGGTTTGTTCAAGTGGGAAGAATGGAGTGGGATGGGAGGaacaatagaagaagaagaagaagaaaaagataatagTGCTAATGCTTTTGTTACAAATAAcactccaaaaattaaaataatgccACTTCTTCATTCCTTGGCACTTGTGGGGTGCCACAATCTAAAGTCTCTGCCAGACTACCTGCGTAATACTCCATTACTACATCAATTGTACATCTATGCATGTCCAATTCTGGAGCAGCATTGCGAAAGAGGGATAGCAGATTACTGCCCCAACATTTCTCACATTCCATACATCGTAATTGAACCGGAAACAGGCCGTCAACTTCGAGACAGCAGTGATTCAGAG ATGCATGATGATAGTGACCAGATGCAAGTAGATGCAGAAGAAGCTGGAGAATCATCATATAGCTTCTGTGAAATTTGTCTGGAAAGGAAAGATAGTGACCAGATGTTCAAAACTGAGAGTTGTGTTCACTCATTTTGCTCTGATTGCATTGGCAAACATGTTGCCACAAAGATCCAAGAAAGCATAACCGTTGTTACTTGCCCTGGATTGGACTGCAAGGGTGTCATAGAACTCGATGCTTGCAGGGCAGTGCTTCCGAAAGACGTGTTGGACAGGTGGGACAAGGCTCTATGCTTCCGAAACACTGATGATGTGGTTGAGGACAGTAATCACGAGGAAGACGATGGGGCTGGGTTTGAGGCGGATGAACAAGTGGAAGTAAACATTGATGAAGGGAATTTTTAA